The following proteins are encoded in a genomic region of Oncorhynchus kisutch isolate 150728-3 linkage group LG6, Okis_V2, whole genome shotgun sequence:
- the LOC109893545 gene encoding butyrophilin subfamily 1 member A1-like isoform X1: MMQCFHFIVEPVKNITAKLKESRKRAKNEKREPLEENQLFIVELARDLNRVCQRSEVLGNIWKLEDIWPTPLCRAFILEWASLLESKQKRPMQTDGWPEESEWREQDLFSENEMENAKRTIINWTKDLRAQPEQSVWPGEAVAQVLEDLQAAWRSRHMPNLLTAMELLMWVLLTQGLDKEAIPQQWLIWKQRTQKIGAARYIPHSVWDWISNAAVEISLDLDTANPDLLISNDEKKMRCGFERKDVPNYHQRFDGWWCATGVEGFNSGRHYWEVEVGERDFRLGVAKESALRKGFKSLNTDTGYLTLRLERGTELKALTVPFTALPPGLIPRKVAVYLDYDQGQLSFYDVDSRSHIYTYNESFNEKLFPLFGTTEIIKDLVIKSPGSKAYCLCPSLCLWG, encoded by the exons ATGATGCAGTGTTTCCACTTTATAGTCGAGCCGGTCAAGAACATCACAGCCAAGCTTAAG GAATCTCGCAAGAGGGCGAAGAATGAGAAGCGAGAGCCACTGGAAGAGAATCAGCTGTTTATAGTGGAGCTGGCTAGAGATCTCAATCGAGTGTGCCAG AGGTCTGAGGTGCTGGGGAACATCTGGAAACTAGAGGACATCTggcccactcctctttgcagggCCTTCATCCTGGAGTGGGCATCTCTGCTGGAGAGCAAG CAGAAGAGGCCCATGCAGACGGATGGCTGGCCAGAGGAGAGCGAGTGGAGGGAGCAGGACCTGTTCAGTGAGAATGAGATGGAGAACGCTAAGAGGACCATCATCAACTGGACCAAGGACCTGAGAGCCCAACCTGAGCAAAGTGTGTGGCCTGGGGAGGCTGTGGCTCAAGTTCTGGAGGACCTCCAGGCTGCATGGAGGAGTCGCCACATGCCCAACCTCCTGACAGCAATGGAACTGCTCATGTGGGTCTTACTGACACAGGGCCTGGACAAG GAAGCCATCCCTCAACAGTGGCTCATATGGAAGCAGAGGACTCAGAAGATAGGTGCTGCCCGCTACATTCCTCACTCAG TATGGGACTGGATCTCTAATGCAGCAGTGGAGATTTCCCTTGACCTGGACACGGCCAACCCTGACCTGCTGATCTCCAACGACGAGAAGAAGATGCGCTGCGGCTTCGAGAGAAAGGATGTGCCAAACTACCACCAGCGATTCGATGGCTGGTGGTGCGCCACAGGGGTGGAGGGTTTCAACTCTGGCCGCCACTActgggaggtggaggtgggggagCGGGACTTTCGGCTGGGTGTGGCCAAGGAGTCAGCCCTGAGAAAGGGCTTCAAGTCCCTGAACACAGATACGGGCTACCTGACCCTGCGCCTGGAGAGGGGCACGGAGCTCAAGGCCCTGACTGTGCCCTTCACTGCCCTGCCACCTGGTCTCATCCCTCGCAAGGTGGCCGTCTACCTGGACTACGACCAGGGCCAGCTGTCCTTCTACGACGTAGACAGCCGCTCCCACATCTACACCTACAATGAGAGCTTCAACGAGAAGCTGTTCCCTCTGTTCGGCACGACAGAGATCATTAAGGACCTGGTGATCAAGTCCCCTGGGAGCAAGGCCTATTgcctctgtccctccctgtgCCTATGGGGCTGA
- the LOC109893545 gene encoding butyrophilin subfamily 1 member A1-like isoform X2, translated as MMQCFHFIVEPVKNITAKLKESRKRAKNEKREPLEENQLFIVELARDLNRVCQRSEVLGNIWKLEDIWPTPLCRAFILEWASLLESKKRPMQTDGWPEESEWREQDLFSENEMENAKRTIINWTKDLRAQPEQSVWPGEAVAQVLEDLQAAWRSRHMPNLLTAMELLMWVLLTQGLDKEAIPQQWLIWKQRTQKIGAARYIPHSVWDWISNAAVEISLDLDTANPDLLISNDEKKMRCGFERKDVPNYHQRFDGWWCATGVEGFNSGRHYWEVEVGERDFRLGVAKESALRKGFKSLNTDTGYLTLRLERGTELKALTVPFTALPPGLIPRKVAVYLDYDQGQLSFYDVDSRSHIYTYNESFNEKLFPLFGTTEIIKDLVIKSPGSKAYCLCPSLCLWG; from the exons ATGATGCAGTGTTTCCACTTTATAGTCGAGCCGGTCAAGAACATCACAGCCAAGCTTAAG GAATCTCGCAAGAGGGCGAAGAATGAGAAGCGAGAGCCACTGGAAGAGAATCAGCTGTTTATAGTGGAGCTGGCTAGAGATCTCAATCGAGTGTGCCAG AGGTCTGAGGTGCTGGGGAACATCTGGAAACTAGAGGACATCTggcccactcctctttgcagggCCTTCATCCTGGAGTGGGCATCTCTGCTGGAGAGCAAG AAGAGGCCCATGCAGACGGATGGCTGGCCAGAGGAGAGCGAGTGGAGGGAGCAGGACCTGTTCAGTGAGAATGAGATGGAGAACGCTAAGAGGACCATCATCAACTGGACCAAGGACCTGAGAGCCCAACCTGAGCAAAGTGTGTGGCCTGGGGAGGCTGTGGCTCAAGTTCTGGAGGACCTCCAGGCTGCATGGAGGAGTCGCCACATGCCCAACCTCCTGACAGCAATGGAACTGCTCATGTGGGTCTTACTGACACAGGGCCTGGACAAG GAAGCCATCCCTCAACAGTGGCTCATATGGAAGCAGAGGACTCAGAAGATAGGTGCTGCCCGCTACATTCCTCACTCAG TATGGGACTGGATCTCTAATGCAGCAGTGGAGATTTCCCTTGACCTGGACACGGCCAACCCTGACCTGCTGATCTCCAACGACGAGAAGAAGATGCGCTGCGGCTTCGAGAGAAAGGATGTGCCAAACTACCACCAGCGATTCGATGGCTGGTGGTGCGCCACAGGGGTGGAGGGTTTCAACTCTGGCCGCCACTActgggaggtggaggtgggggagCGGGACTTTCGGCTGGGTGTGGCCAAGGAGTCAGCCCTGAGAAAGGGCTTCAAGTCCCTGAACACAGATACGGGCTACCTGACCCTGCGCCTGGAGAGGGGCACGGAGCTCAAGGCCCTGACTGTGCCCTTCACTGCCCTGCCACCTGGTCTCATCCCTCGCAAGGTGGCCGTCTACCTGGACTACGACCAGGGCCAGCTGTCCTTCTACGACGTAGACAGCCGCTCCCACATCTACACCTACAATGAGAGCTTCAACGAGAAGCTGTTCCCTCTGTTCGGCACGACAGAGATCATTAAGGACCTGGTGATCAAGTCCCCTGGGAGCAAGGCCTATTgcctctgtccctccctgtgCCTATGGGGCTGA
- the LOC109887062 gene encoding cerebellar degeneration-related protein 2-like, whose translation MLRAVRMEEFVTEEDEPWYDQRDLEQDLHLAAELGKTLLERNKELEDSLQQMYINNEEQVQEIEYLSKQLEMLREMNEQHAKVYEQLDVTARELEITNEKLVIESKASQQKIDRLTGTMETLQAQVDTMTARVEELRTLEELRNHREERERRKTVHSFPCLKELCTAPKYEDGFLVANPGSVDLVSERERRPLDEENERLKGVVSSLRSAMVAERGRREGAERECTAVLQEFELMEQRLLGAEGCQLRVQELEAELQEMQQLRRSRVCLLDEGLEQTLLNNAPETDTPEEGPGQKEGGEGTGESGGTGGGGQQGGPVRKSCSDTALNAISACDASGRRQGSYAIHANGVRKRGMSILREVDEQYHALLEKYEELLGKCRRHEEGMCHAGVQTSRPVSRDPSMKDYSMATPGPSAMAAAPPTPPQTPSTPEALEGISRQVDQVDKRLGQNTPEYKALFKEIFSRLQKTKSEVNSTKGVPKGRKSPRVGSPKGRKSKDK comes from the exons ATGCTTCGTGCAGTCAGGATGGAGGAGTTTGTTACGGAGGAAGATGAGCCATGGTACGACCAACGGGATTTGGAGCAGG ATCTGCACCTGGCAGCTGAGCTGGGGAAGACCCTGTTGGAGCGCAACAAGGAGCTGGAGGACTCCTTACAACAGATGTACATCAACAATGAGGAACAGGTGCAGGAGATCGAG TACCTGTCCAAGCAGCTGGAGATGCTGAGGGAGATGAACGAGCAGCATGCCAAGGTCTACGAGCAGCTAGACGTGACGGCCAGAGAGCTGGAGATCACCAATGAGAAACTGGTTATAGAGAGCAAGGCCTCGCAGCAGAAGATAGACAG GTTGACGGGTACCATGGAGACACTGCAGGCTCAGGTGGATACCATGACAGCTCGTGTGGAGGAACTACGTACACTAGAGGAGCTGAGGAACCACAGAGAGGAGCGGGAGCGACGCAAGACTGTCCACTCCTTCCCCTGCCTTAAAGAACTCTGCACTGCACCAAA GTATGAGGATGGCTTCCTGGTGGCCAACCCCGGCAGTGTGGACCTGGTGTCTGAGCGTGAGCGCCGGCCGCTGGACGAGGAGAACGAGCGTCTAAAAGGTGTGGTCTCCTCCCTGAGGTCCGCCATGGTGGCAGAACGGGGCcggagggagggggcagagagggagtgCACAGCTGTGCTGCAGGAGTTTGAGCTTATGGAACAACGCCTCCTGGGGGCTGAGGGCTGCCAGCTGCGAGTGCAGGAGCTGGAGGCAGAGCTACAGGAGATGCAGCAGCTGAGGAGGTCCcgggtctgtctgttggatgagggtCTGGAGCAGACCCTGCTCAACAATGCCCCTGAGACCGACACACCCGAGGAGGGACCGgggcagaaggagggaggggaggggacgggggAGTCCGGGGGGACAGGAGGAGGGGGGCAGCAGGGAGGCCCCGTGAGGAAGAGCTGCAGCGACACGGCGCTCAACGCCATCTCGGCCTGCGACGCCTCTGGCAGGCGACAGGGCAGCTACGCAATCCACGCCAACGGTGTGCGCAAGCGGGGCATGTCCATCCTGAGGGAAGTGGACGAGCAGTACCACGCCCTGCTGGAGAAATACGAGGAGCTGCTGGGGAAGTGCCGGCGCCACGAGGAGGGCATGTGCCACGCGGGGGTGCAGACGTCACGCCCTGTCTCCAGAGACCCCTCCATGAAGGACTACAGCATGGCCACCCCCGGCCCCTCAGCCATGGCTGCTGCACCCCCCACCCCGCCCCAGACCCCCTCCACCCCAGAGGCCCTGGAGGGCATCAGCCGGCAGGTAGACCAGGTGGACAAGAGGCTGGGCCAGAACACCCCAGAGTACAAGGCCCTGTTCAAAGAGATCTTCTCCCGCCTGCAGAAGACCAAGAGTGAAGTAAACTCCACCAAGGGAGTCCCCAAGGGTAGGAAGTCCCCACGGGTTGGAAGTCCTAAGGGAAGAAAGTCCAAAGACAAATGA
- the LOC109893555 gene encoding nucleoplasmin-like isoform X2 — translation MDLSLSPSVSDTVCVLWGCELNDTQRKAVFEIAEDLLEHQFFIRTMCLSAEASKEMHVVEVQDRVGECCKPVPIATLHPMCQPMVSFSGFELIPPVIFNLRSGQGPLFISGQHLTLVYDDDEEEEEKEEVFSSTPPLDHSGLQ, via the exons ATGGATCTCTCACTTTCACCCTCTGTTTCTGACACTGTCTGTGTGCTCTGGG GCTGTGAGCTGAATGACACCCAGAGAAAGGCAGTGTTTGAAATAGCGGAGGATTTGTTGGAGCATCAGTTCTTTATCCGAACG ATGTGTCTGAGTGCAGAGGCCAGTAAGGAGATGCATGTGGTGGAGGTACAGGACAGAGTTGGGGAATGCTGCAAGCCAGTGCCCATTGCCACACTTCACCCTATGTGCCAACCTATGGTCAGTTTCAGTGGGTTTGAGCTCATCCCACCTGTCATCTTCAACCTTCGCTCTGGGCAGGGCCCCCTCTTCATTTCTGGACAGCATTTGACAT TGGtctatgatgatgatgaggaggaggaggagaaggaggaggtctTCTCATCAACACCCCCACTTG ATCACAGTGGTCTTCAATAA
- the LOC109893555 gene encoding nucleoplasmin-like isoform X1, protein MDLSLSPSVSDTVCVLWGCELNDTQRKAVFEIAEDLLEHQFFIRTMCLSAEASKEMHVVEVQDRVGECCKPVPIATLHPMCQPMVSFSGFELIPPVIFNLRSGQGPLFISGQHLTLVYDDDEEEEEKEEVFSSTPPLDTQQQDNGTLVDTSSNEFYILLTVTSLCVSEIIVSKVWGGLVQFSVNMV, encoded by the exons ATGGATCTCTCACTTTCACCCTCTGTTTCTGACACTGTCTGTGTGCTCTGGG GCTGTGAGCTGAATGACACCCAGAGAAAGGCAGTGTTTGAAATAGCGGAGGATTTGTTGGAGCATCAGTTCTTTATCCGAACG ATGTGTCTGAGTGCAGAGGCCAGTAAGGAGATGCATGTGGTGGAGGTACAGGACAGAGTTGGGGAATGCTGCAAGCCAGTGCCCATTGCCACACTTCACCCTATGTGCCAACCTATGGTCAGTTTCAGTGGGTTTGAGCTCATCCCACCTGTCATCTTCAACCTTCGCTCTGGGCAGGGCCCCCTCTTCATTTCTGGACAGCATTTGACAT TGGtctatgatgatgatgaggaggaggaggagaaggaggaggtctTCTCATCAACACCCCCACTTG ACACCCAACAGCAGGACAATGGAACCCTTGTGGACACTTCATCTAAtgagttctatatattattgactgtgacatcattatgTGTATCTGAGATTATTGTCTCAAAAGTATGGGGTGGGTTGGTTCAGTTTTCAGTTAATATGGTGTAA